The following proteins are co-located in the uncultured Draconibacterium sp. genome:
- the glpK gene encoding glycerol kinase GlpK codes for MSSTEKKYIITIDQSTSATKVMLFNKKAELVERISIPHQQYYPQDGFVEHDAEEIFSNVISGLNILISKTKVQESDIAGIGITNQRETSLIWDKTTGKPVANAAVWQCQRGAALCKELLETEWSEKIQKKTGLRIDPYFSASKLSWIMKNTAGLAEKAQNGDLMLGTMDSWLLYKLTAGKVHATDYSNACRTMLFNIHTLDWDSEILDLFQLHASMFPEVKFSDEVFGYTDSSVVFENPIAISGLIGDSHGALFGQNCFTPGMAKSTYGTGSSMMMNIGEEALAAPDGLVTSVGYGRDKKIHYVFEGNIHCTGDTLNWLKNEVQLITDASETEPLANSVENNNGVYFVPAFVGLGAPYWDNEARACLSGMPRNTSKAHIVRAALESIAYQVKDLVSLMEEKGGIPLKELRVDGGPTRNNFLMQFQSDILSREVVCSDIEEISALGATFLAGLATGFWNGLNEIKALRKAGKVFEPKMEKETIALLGAGWEKAVERARLY; via the coding sequence ATGAGTTCTACTGAAAAAAAATACATAATAACCATCGATCAAAGTACATCGGCAACAAAAGTAATGCTGTTTAATAAAAAGGCTGAACTGGTCGAACGAATCAGCATTCCGCATCAGCAGTACTACCCGCAGGATGGTTTTGTTGAACACGATGCCGAAGAAATATTCAGCAATGTGATTTCAGGCTTAAATATTTTGATTTCGAAAACAAAAGTGCAGGAATCGGACATTGCAGGAATTGGCATTACCAACCAACGTGAAACCTCGCTGATTTGGGATAAAACCACTGGGAAGCCGGTTGCAAATGCTGCGGTTTGGCAATGCCAGCGCGGAGCTGCACTTTGCAAAGAGCTACTTGAAACCGAATGGAGTGAAAAGATTCAAAAGAAAACAGGTTTACGAATCGACCCCTATTTTTCGGCAAGTAAATTAAGCTGGATAATGAAAAACACTGCGGGACTGGCAGAAAAAGCCCAAAACGGCGATTTAATGCTGGGAACAATGGACAGTTGGTTGTTGTACAAGCTTACTGCGGGGAAAGTGCATGCCACCGATTATTCGAACGCCTGCCGCACTATGCTTTTCAACATACATACCTTGGACTGGGATAGCGAAATTCTGGACTTGTTTCAGTTACATGCTTCCATGTTTCCTGAAGTAAAATTTAGCGACGAAGTTTTTGGATACACTGATTCTTCGGTTGTTTTCGAAAATCCAATCGCCATTTCCGGATTGATTGGAGACTCGCACGGTGCCTTGTTCGGTCAGAATTGTTTTACTCCCGGCATGGCTAAATCTACTTACGGAACCGGTTCTTCGATGATGATGAACATTGGCGAAGAAGCTCTGGCAGCTCCTGATGGTCTGGTAACATCGGTGGGATATGGCCGCGATAAAAAAATACATTACGTTTTTGAGGGAAATATACATTGTACAGGAGACACACTAAACTGGTTAAAAAATGAAGTTCAGCTCATTACCGATGCATCAGAAACTGAGCCGCTGGCCAATTCTGTTGAAAATAACAACGGCGTGTACTTTGTGCCGGCTTTTGTTGGTTTGGGCGCTCCATACTGGGACAATGAGGCGCGTGCCTGTCTGTCGGGGATGCCTCGAAACACAAGCAAAGCACACATTGTGAGAGCTGCGTTGGAAAGTATTGCCTACCAGGTAAAAGATCTGGTTTCGTTGATGGAAGAAAAAGGTGGTATTCCCTTAAAAGAACTACGTGTTGATGGTGGGCCAACCCGTAATAATTTTTTGATGCAGTTTCAATCGGATATACTAAGCCGCGAAGTAGTTTGTTCCGACATTGAAGAAATATCGGCACTTGGTGCAACTTTTTTGGCCGGACTTGCCACCGGTTTTTGGAACGGTTTAAATGAAATAAAAGCGCTTCGAAAAGCAGGAAAAGTATTCGAACCAAAAATGGAAAAAGAAACAATAGCTCTGCTGGGTGCCGGATGGGAAAAAGCGGTTGAACGAGCACGATTATACTAA
- a CDS encoding fucose isomerase, which produces MKQTKQTFGVIIATRNIFNSKLATDARAKVLDKLNKMGFDTVILPSEETPTGNIEGYADAVKCAKYFKDHADVIEGIVVVLPNFGDELGVVNSIKMSGLNVPVLVQAVDDDNDKVDVKSRRDAFCGKLSVCNNFYQYGIKFTDTIYHTYSLDSEEFTTDINKFAGICRVVKGLQGLRVGAIGTRPIGFQTMRFSEKLLQKYGITIVPVDMSEIIAAAEKISDTDPAVLAKVEDIQNYGTCSIAHKGKIAKQARFGLAVENWIQENNIDISAIQCWESLEKNFGCAACVTMSMMGEKLMPSACEVDVAGTISMYALALAAQTPSAILDWNNNFAQDRNKVVCTHCSNYPKSFFQNEIEIGSLDVLGTVLGSEDTFGAVKGKVAAGNMTYFRISTDDTKGLIKSYLGEGEMTDDPYGMDGGIAVCEIPNLQNLMKYMCKNGFEHHVAMVRGNVSEILEEAIGNYLGWDLYKHE; this is translated from the coding sequence ATGAAACAGACAAAACAAACATTTGGCGTAATCATCGCCACTCGTAACATTTTTAATTCGAAACTGGCAACCGATGCACGGGCCAAAGTTTTGGACAAACTCAACAAAATGGGTTTTGACACCGTTATTTTACCATCGGAAGAAACTCCCACAGGAAACATTGAAGGATATGCTGATGCAGTAAAATGTGCAAAATATTTCAAAGACCATGCTGATGTTATTGAAGGTATCGTGGTGGTTCTTCCTAATTTTGGTGATGAACTTGGCGTGGTAAATTCCATTAAAATGTCGGGCTTAAACGTACCGGTTTTGGTTCAGGCAGTTGACGACGACAATGACAAAGTGGATGTTAAAAGCCGTCGCGACGCGTTTTGCGGAAAACTTTCGGTTTGTAACAACTTTTATCAGTACGGAATTAAATTTACCGATACCATTTACCACACTTACAGTCTCGACAGTGAAGAATTTACAACAGACATCAATAAATTTGCAGGCATTTGCCGCGTTGTAAAAGGGTTGCAGGGCTTGCGTGTTGGCGCCATCGGAACCCGTCCTATTGGTTTTCAAACCATGCGTTTCAGCGAAAAATTATTGCAAAAATACGGCATTACCATTGTTCCGGTTGATATGTCGGAGATTATTGCTGCTGCCGAAAAAATCAGCGATACCGACCCGGCTGTTCTCGCTAAAGTGGAAGACATTCAAAACTACGGAACCTGCTCCATTGCACACAAAGGCAAAATTGCAAAACAAGCACGTTTTGGCTTGGCCGTTGAAAACTGGATTCAGGAAAATAACATTGATATCTCAGCCATTCAATGTTGGGAATCGCTGGAGAAAAACTTTGGTTGTGCAGCCTGTGTAACCATGAGTATGATGGGCGAAAAACTGATGCCGTCGGCTTGTGAAGTGGATGTGGCCGGAACCATTTCGATGTACGCACTGGCACTGGCAGCGCAAACTCCATCGGCTATTTTAGACTGGAACAACAATTTTGCACAAGACCGCAACAAAGTTGTTTGTACGCATTGTAGCAATTACCCAAAATCATTTTTTCAGAATGAAATTGAAATTGGAAGCCTCGACGTACTAGGAACTGTTTTGGGTAGCGAAGACACTTTTGGTGCAGTAAAAGGAAAAGTGGCAGCCGGAAATATGACCTACTTCCGTATCTCAACCGATGATACTAAAGGTTTGATAAAATCGTACCTGGGTGAAGGAGAAATGACTGACGATCCTTACGGAATGGATGGAGGTATTGCAGTTTGCGAAATTCCAAATCTGCAAAACCTGATGAAATACATGTGCAAAAACGGATTTGAACACCACGTTGCAATGGTTCGTGGTAACGTTTCTGAAATTCTGGAAGAAGCGATCGGAAACTACCTTGGCTGGGATTTGTACAAGCACGAATAA
- a CDS encoding transketolase, producing MKKYTDLELQIKSVNYRKALLKYIKIANAGHTGGSLSCTDILNVLYNDVMNVSPENFHDNNRDRYIQSKGHSVEAFYVVLADKGFFPESDLKTMCKYQSKYIGHPTRKVNGIEFNTGGLGHGLPISAGIAKAGKMDNAQYKVYTLLGDGELAEGSNWEGAMMAAHYKLDNLVAILDHNALQITGTNREVCSPYPIDEKFKAFGWEVLEVDGNNISQLREVFAKVPSVKGKPTLIIANTVKGKGVSFMEDVKKWHHGVPSNEQYEQAINELDAELEKLEA from the coding sequence ATGAAGAAATATACGGATCTGGAGCTCCAGATAAAATCTGTTAATTACAGAAAAGCACTTTTAAAATACATCAAAATAGCCAATGCCGGACACACAGGAGGAAGCCTTTCGTGTACCGACATTTTGAATGTTTTATACAACGATGTAATGAATGTTTCGCCCGAAAATTTTCACGACAACAACCGCGACCGGTACATTCAAAGCAAGGGGCATTCGGTAGAAGCATTTTACGTGGTGTTGGCTGACAAAGGATTTTTCCCTGAAAGCGATCTGAAAACCATGTGTAAATATCAGTCGAAATACATTGGACACCCTACCCGGAAAGTGAACGGTATTGAATTTAACACCGGCGGCCTTGGCCACGGTTTGCCGATTAGTGCAGGTATTGCCAAAGCCGGAAAAATGGACAATGCGCAGTACAAAGTATATACACTACTTGGCGACGGCGAACTGGCAGAAGGATCGAACTGGGAAGGTGCCATGATGGCGGCTCATTACAAACTGGACAATCTTGTTGCTATTCTGGACCATAATGCTTTGCAAATTACAGGCACCAACCGCGAAGTATGTAGCCCCTATCCCATTGATGAAAAATTTAAAGCATTTGGCTGGGAAGTTCTGGAGGTGGATGGAAACAACATTTCTCAATTAAGAGAAGTATTTGCAAAAGTTCCTTCGGTAAAAGGTAAACCAACCTTAATTATTGCCAACACAGTAAAAGGGAAAGGTGTGAGTTTTATGGAAGATGTAAAAAAATGGCACCACGGAGTTCCTTCCAACGAACAATACGAACAAGCCATTAACGAACTAGATGCAGAACTGGAAAAATTAGAAGCATGA
- a CDS encoding transketolase C-terminal domain-containing protein, producing MTATKLDMGRANLEEFSATLIELGKNDKNIIAVTSDSRGSGKLVPFGEQLPEQIVEVGIAEQNLVGVAAGLASAQKKVFAVSPACFLTARSLEQAKNDVAYSNMPVTLIGISAGVSYGALGSTHHSLHDVAVFRAINNIDIIVPADNFETREAIIAASKSEKPIFIKFGKKAMPVLPRLEQSFEIGKASTICEGNDVAFIACGETVAPAYEAVEMLKDKGISAEVISMHTIKPLDKEAVIKSALKCKAIITVEEHSVYGGLGEACASLLMEERIYKPFKIVGLPDEATVAGSQNEIFEHYGISGKGLSETALQLL from the coding sequence ATGACAGCAACAAAATTAGATATGGGCAGAGCCAACCTGGAAGAATTTTCTGCCACTTTGATTGAATTAGGAAAGAACGATAAAAACATTATTGCTGTAACAAGCGATTCAAGAGGTTCCGGAAAATTGGTACCTTTTGGTGAGCAGTTGCCGGAACAGATTGTAGAAGTTGGTATTGCCGAACAAAATCTGGTTGGCGTAGCTGCCGGTCTTGCATCGGCACAAAAAAAGGTATTTGCAGTTTCGCCGGCCTGTTTTCTTACCGCCCGTTCGTTGGAACAGGCTAAAAACGATGTGGCCTACTCAAACATGCCGGTTACTTTAATCGGAATCAGTGCCGGAGTAAGTTACGGAGCGCTGGGTTCTACGCACCATTCCTTGCACGATGTAGCCGTATTTCGGGCCATTAATAACATCGATATTATTGTTCCGGCCGATAATTTCGAAACCCGCGAAGCAATTATAGCAGCCTCAAAATCTGAAAAACCCATTTTTATAAAATTTGGAAAAAAGGCGATGCCTGTACTTCCTCGTTTGGAACAGTCATTTGAAATAGGGAAAGCATCAACCATTTGCGAAGGTAACGATGTTGCATTTATTGCCTGTGGCGAAACAGTTGCGCCGGCTTACGAAGCAGTTGAAATGCTAAAAGACAAAGGAATCAGTGCCGAAGTAATAAGCATGCACACCATAAAACCACTTGATAAAGAAGCAGTAATAAAATCAGCATTAAAATGCAAAGCCATTATTACGGTTGAAGAACACAGTGTTTATGGGGGCCTTGGAGAGGCTTGCGCATCATTGCTTATGGAGGAAAGAATTTACAAACCATTTAAAATTGTTGGTTTGCCTGATGAAGCAACTGTTGCCGGTTCGCAAAACGAAATATTCGAACATTATGGTATTTCTGGCAAAGGACTTTCAGAAACAGCACTTCAACTTTTGTGA
- a CDS encoding D-ribose ABC transporter substrate-binding protein, which translates to MKRTNFLKLMTILILLSGIFGCSTKSEKQPNNKIAVVISTLNNPWFVVLAESAAQKAKDLGYEAQIFDSQNDPAKEAEHFDNIVAMGYSAILFNPTDADGSVLNVKRAKTAGIPTFCMDREINAQDAATTQLLSDNFTGCVKLGQYFVKQMNKKGNYVEILGLVGDNNTWNRSGGFHSVVDEFPELKMVAQQSADFDRNKAMDVMETIMQAQPEIDAVFCGNDAMAMGAYQAVLAAGKANKIKVFGFDGADDAIQGIADGKIAATVMQFPVLMAQTSAVLADEYIKGKRDFDTKTPVEVILVTPENVNKYLPKK; encoded by the coding sequence ATGAAACGGACAAACTTTCTAAAACTTATGACTATCCTGATTCTTCTTTCAGGAATATTTGGCTGTTCTACAAAGAGTGAAAAACAACCCAACAACAAAATTGCTGTTGTAATATCCACCTTAAACAATCCATGGTTTGTTGTGTTGGCCGAATCGGCTGCCCAAAAAGCGAAGGATCTGGGATACGAAGCTCAAATTTTTGATTCGCAAAACGATCCGGCAAAAGAGGCCGAACATTTCGACAACATTGTTGCTATGGGTTACAGCGCCATTCTTTTTAATCCGACTGATGCCGATGGTTCTGTATTAAACGTGAAACGAGCCAAAACAGCCGGTATTCCAACCTTTTGTATGGACCGCGAAATAAACGCACAGGATGCAGCTACAACGCAATTGCTTTCCGACAACTTTACAGGATGTGTAAAACTGGGCCAATATTTTGTCAAACAAATGAACAAAAAAGGCAATTACGTGGAAATTTTAGGTCTGGTTGGCGACAACAATACATGGAACCGTTCGGGCGGTTTTCACAGTGTTGTTGATGAATTTCCGGAATTAAAAATGGTAGCTCAGCAAAGTGCCGATTTCGACCGGAATAAAGCCATGGATGTAATGGAAACCATTATGCAGGCCCAACCTGAGATTGATGCAGTTTTTTGCGGGAACGATGCCATGGCAATGGGTGCTTACCAGGCGGTGCTGGCAGCCGGGAAAGCAAACAAAATAAAAGTGTTTGGTTTTGATGGTGCCGACGATGCAATTCAGGGAATTGCCGATGGAAAAATTGCCGCAACCGTTATGCAATTTCCGGTTCTTATGGCACAAACCTCAGCCGTTTTAGCCGATGAGTATATAAAAGGGAAACGCGATTTTGACACAAAAACACCTGTTGAGGTGATTTTGGTTACACCCGAAAATGTAAATAAATACCTTCCTAAAAAGTAA
- a CDS encoding DUF2291 family protein, with the protein MNKTIKYIVGIVVLILVLYFSFDIQKLNVHKAANTNIQFNAKEFAQNFWETQLTVCISNAPEISEVTKQLELNPEIVFQNYAHKLGISKTHYLFVKGSGTIESVEDEFLLVRTGETTYIQVATDFIFGNAVRDGSGEVDINQFVNMTDFNNVSVALNKLAKEKVVSRLQKSAKVGMTIEFAGAAEINEENIDVTTIRIIPVNAKLSDG; encoded by the coding sequence ATGAATAAAACGATAAAATACATTGTTGGAATAGTGGTGCTTATTTTGGTGCTTTATTTTTCTTTCGATATTCAAAAACTGAATGTCCACAAAGCAGCCAATACCAACATTCAATTTAATGCAAAAGAATTTGCTCAGAATTTTTGGGAGACACAACTTACGGTTTGTATCAGCAATGCGCCCGAAATTAGTGAAGTAACCAAACAACTGGAACTAAATCCGGAGATAGTGTTTCAAAACTACGCACACAAACTGGGAATATCTAAAACGCACTATCTTTTTGTAAAAGGATCAGGCACCATTGAATCGGTTGAGGATGAGTTTTTGCTGGTACGAACAGGCGAAACTACCTACATTCAGGTGGCAACCGATTTTATTTTCGGAAACGCGGTGCGCGATGGATCAGGGGAAGTTGACATTAACCAATTTGTAAACATGACCGATTTTAACAATGTTTCGGTGGCATTAAATAAGCTGGCCAAAGAAAAGGTTGTTTCGCGTTTACAAAAATCGGCAAAAGTTGGAATGACAATCGAATTTGCAGGAGCTGCCGAAATCAATGAAGAAAATATCGATGTAACCACAATCCGGATTATTCCGGTTAATGCAAAACTAAGCGATGGATAA